The following coding sequences lie in one Candoia aspera isolate rCanAsp1 chromosome 11, rCanAsp1.hap2, whole genome shotgun sequence genomic window:
- the CBLN1 gene encoding cerebellin-1, with product MLALELLSLAWLAGAVLGQNETEPIILEGKCLVVCDSNPASDPTGTALGISVRSGSAKVAFSAIRSTNHEPSEMSNRTMIIYFDQVLVNIGLNFDSERSTFIAPRKGIYSFNFHVVKVYNRQTIQVSLMLNGWPVISAFAGDQDVTREAASNGVLIQMEKGDRAYLKLERGNLMGGWKYSTFSGFLVFPL from the exons ATGCTGGCCCTGGAGCTGCTGAGCCTGGCTTGGCTAGCCGGGGCGGTGCTGGGCCAGAACGAGACGGAGCCCATCATCCTGGAGGGCAAGTGCCTGGTGGTGTGTGACTCCAACCCGGCCTCCGATCCGACCGGCACGGCGCTGGGCATCTCGGTGCGGTCGGGCAGCGCCAAGGTGGCCTTCTCCGCCATTCGCAGCACCAACCACGAGCCGTCGGAGATGAGCAACCGTACCATGATCATTTACTTCGACCAG GTGCTGGTCAACATTGGGCTCAACTTTGACTCCGAACGCAGCACTTTCATTGCTCCCCGGAAGGGCATCTACAGCTTTAATTTCCACGTGGTGAAGGTGTACAACAGGCAGACCATCCAG GTGAGCTTAATGCTCAACGGGTGGCCGGTGATTTCAGCGTTTGCTGGGGACCAAGATGTCACACGAGAAGCTGCCAGCAACGGGGTCCTGATCCAGATGGAGAAAGGAGACCGCGCCTATTTAAAACTGGAGAGAGGAAACTTGATGGGGGGCTGGAAATACTCCACTTTCTCAGGATTTCTAGTTTTTCCTCTTTAA